A window from Mycobacterium saskatchewanense encodes these proteins:
- a CDS encoding SDR family NAD(P)-dependent oxidoreductase — MSGSDLLRGRGAVVSGGSRGIGRAVAEELSRLGAAVVVNGRDAEAVGETITAIGASGGRATGVVGPANDGRVAAALVDECLSAFGTLDILVNCAGIAEPPGSSILTIPPEEFDRLIDAHLGTAFQTCRAAARVMAERGRGAIINTGSVAFLGDYGGTGYPAGKGAVNALTMAVAAELKAYGVRANVVCPGARTRLSTGPAYESHIEDLHRRGLLDELTMRASLDGAPASFVAPLYAYLASDLARDVTGRMFVAAGGFVGSFDRPTPRVLAYRDHRRAAPWSIHELHEKIGGAAPGP; from the coding sequence ATGAGCGGATCCGATCTTCTGCGCGGACGGGGCGCGGTGGTGTCCGGCGGCAGCCGTGGAATCGGGCGGGCCGTGGCCGAGGAGCTGAGCCGCCTGGGCGCGGCGGTGGTCGTCAATGGCCGAGACGCCGAAGCCGTGGGGGAGACCATCACCGCCATCGGGGCGTCCGGCGGTCGCGCGACCGGGGTGGTAGGGCCCGCGAACGACGGCCGGGTGGCCGCGGCCCTGGTAGACGAATGCCTCAGCGCGTTCGGGACGCTCGACATCCTCGTCAACTGCGCGGGGATTGCCGAACCGCCCGGTTCGTCGATCCTCACCATCCCGCCCGAAGAGTTCGACCGCCTCATCGACGCCCACCTCGGCACCGCCTTCCAGACGTGCCGAGCGGCCGCCCGGGTGATGGCAGAGCGGGGGCGGGGCGCGATCATCAACACCGGCTCGGTGGCGTTCCTCGGCGACTACGGCGGCACGGGCTATCCCGCGGGCAAAGGCGCCGTCAACGCGTTGACGATGGCCGTCGCGGCCGAACTGAAGGCCTACGGGGTGCGGGCCAACGTGGTCTGCCCCGGCGCCAGGACGCGGCTCTCCACCGGTCCGGCCTACGAAAGCCACATCGAGGATCTCCACCGCCGGGGACTGCTCGACGAGCTGACGATGCGCGCGTCGCTCGACGGCGCTCCCGCTTCCTTTGTGGCGCCGCTCTACGCCTACCTGGCCAGCGATCTGGCGCGCGACGTGACGGGCCGGATGTTCGTCGCCGCAGGCGGATTCGTCGGCAGCTTCGACCGGCCGACACCGCGGGTGCTGGCATACCGCGATCACCGTCGCGCCGCTCCGTGGTCGATCCACGAGCTGCACGAGAAGATCGGCGGCGCCGCGCCGGGGCCGTGA
- a CDS encoding HNH endonuclease signature motif containing protein — protein MSSGGAVDREAITAAFDALDAAMDRVADLDFDTLTTPEWFAFLERCERVRRRLPVPEHQLINNLGRQATAEELGGKLSHAIAERTLISRSEAARRIKEAGDLGPRRGLTGEPLPPVLAGAAAAQRAGELGAGQIAVIRKFYHQLPGWVDQVTRERAEADLATKGTQYRPEQLAGLAETLADCLNPDGNYTDNDRARRRGLTMGSQQPDGMSELRGMISPELRATIEAVWAKLAAPGMCDPLDETPCLDGTPTQQAIDGDARSAAQRNHDALNAALRGVLASGELGQHNGLPASIIVTTTLAELEAAAGRGLTGGGTILPMGDVIRLARHAHNYLAIFDNGKALALYHTKRLASPGQRIVLYGRDRGCSAPGCTVPGYYSEVHHVTDYAQCRTTDVNDLTFACGPHHRLLRPGGWCTRKNAKDDTEWIPPPHLDRGQPRTNTFHHPEKLLRAEDDDEP, from the coding sequence ATGAGTTCCGGTGGCGCCGTTGACCGTGAGGCGATCACGGCGGCCTTCGATGCTCTGGACGCGGCGATGGACCGTGTGGCGGACCTGGACTTCGACACCTTGACCACGCCGGAATGGTTTGCGTTCTTGGAGCGTTGCGAGAGGGTTCGCCGTCGGCTGCCGGTGCCCGAGCATCAGCTGATCAACAATCTGGGCCGCCAGGCCACCGCCGAAGAGTTGGGCGGCAAGCTATCTCATGCCATCGCGGAGAGGACGCTGATCAGCCGCAGCGAAGCAGCCCGGCGCATCAAAGAGGCCGGTGATCTGGGGCCCCGGCGGGGGCTCACCGGTGAACCGCTGCCGCCGGTCCTGGCCGGGGCCGCCGCCGCGCAACGCGCGGGCGAGCTGGGCGCAGGGCAGATCGCGGTGATCCGCAAGTTCTACCACCAACTACCCGGTTGGGTTGACCAAGTCACTCGTGAGCGGGCCGAGGCGGACTTGGCCACGAAGGGTACGCAATATCGCCCCGAGCAACTTGCCGGGCTCGCCGAAACCCTGGCCGATTGCCTCAACCCCGACGGTAATTACACCGACAACGACCGCGCACGGCGGCGCGGGTTGACAATGGGCAGTCAGCAGCCCGATGGGATGAGCGAATTGCGGGGAATGATCAGCCCCGAACTTCGGGCCACCATCGAGGCCGTGTGGGCCAAACTGGCCGCCCCCGGTATGTGCGACCCCCTCGACGAGACTCCTTGCCTCGACGGCACGCCCACCCAGCAAGCGATCGATGGGGATGCGCGATCGGCGGCCCAGCGCAATCACGATGCGCTCAACGCCGCGTTACGCGGTGTGTTGGCTTCTGGCGAGCTGGGACAACACAACGGGCTGCCCGCCTCGATCATCGTTACCACCACGCTTGCCGAACTCGAAGCCGCCGCCGGACGAGGCCTCACGGGAGGCGGCACGATTCTGCCGATGGGCGACGTGATCCGCTTGGCCCGCCATGCCCATAACTACCTCGCCATCTTCGACAACGGCAAAGCCTTGGCGCTCTATCACACGAAACGGCTGGCATCTCCAGGTCAGCGGATCGTCTTGTACGGCAGGGACCGGGGATGCTCCGCGCCGGGCTGTACCGTGCCGGGCTACTACAGCGAAGTGCACCACGTCACCGACTATGCGCAATGTCGCACCACCGACGTCAACGATCTCACCTTCGCCTGCGGCCCCCACCATCGGCTGTTGCGACCAGGGGGCTGGTGCACACGCAAGAACGCCAAAGACGACACCGAGTGGATACCACCACCCCACCTGGATCGTGGACAGCCACGCACCAACACTTTTCACCACCCCGAGAAGTTGCTGCGCGCCGAAGATGACGACGAGCCCTAG
- a CDS encoding SigB/SigF/SigG family RNA polymerase sigma factor has protein sequence MTDLITRPVSHRPASNRSDDSYDDVVEMFLALRQMPAESHEYSRQRERIVARCLPLADHVASHFARRGEGLDDLIQVARLGLMNAVNRFDPDKGPSFIGFAVPTMMGEVRRYFRDYSWGMRVPRRLRELHVQISRTTADLSQKLGRAPTAGELSQVLEVPREEIIECLVAGDAYRLDSLDAPVGADSSGTPRLVADSVGDIDPQIEHITNREAVRLLVDGLPQRERDVLRMRFFESMTQSQIAERIGVSQMQVSRILASTLRSLRDQLE, from the coding sequence ATGACCGACTTGATCACCCGGCCGGTTTCGCACCGGCCCGCCAGCAACCGTTCCGACGATTCCTACGACGATGTGGTCGAAATGTTCCTGGCGCTCCGCCAGATGCCCGCCGAATCGCATGAGTACAGCCGGCAGCGTGAACGCATCGTGGCCCGATGCCTGCCGCTGGCCGACCACGTGGCGAGCCATTTCGCCCGCCGCGGCGAAGGCCTCGACGACCTGATCCAGGTGGCTCGCCTGGGGTTGATGAACGCGGTGAACCGATTCGACCCCGACAAGGGTCCGAGCTTCATTGGGTTCGCCGTCCCCACCATGATGGGCGAGGTCCGCCGCTATTTCCGCGACTATAGCTGGGGCATGCGTGTGCCACGCCGCTTGCGTGAGCTGCATGTTCAAATCAGCCGCACGACAGCCGATTTGTCGCAGAAGCTGGGCCGCGCGCCCACCGCCGGTGAGCTGTCCCAGGTGTTGGAGGTCCCTCGCGAGGAGATCATCGAATGCCTGGTTGCCGGTGACGCCTATCGACTGGATTCGCTGGATGCGCCCGTCGGCGCCGACAGTTCGGGGACGCCCCGGCTGGTTGCGGATTCGGTCGGGGACATCGATCCTCAGATCGAACACATCACCAACCGGGAGGCGGTGCGCCTGCTGGTGGACGGACTCCCCCAGCGCGAGCGCGACGTGCTGCGGATGCGGTTCTTCGAATCGATGACGCAGAGCCAGATCGCCGAGCGAATAGGGGTGTCGCAGATGCAGGTCTCGCGGATCCTGGCCAGTACCCTGCGTTCCCTGCGAGACCAGCTCGAGTAG
- a CDS encoding DUF2231 domain-containing protein produces MDVISGLPAHALLLHFVVVLAPLTATLEIVCAFWTPARRGQLLWLTLILAAVTMVLTPITINAGQWLYDLRATPSPILNEHADRGAAMVYFSAALLAVAIGLVVLRLTEHRFEKRRVATNIVVGVVALAVGVASMIQIYRIGDAGAQSVWGGEIARLKKGNGG; encoded by the coding sequence ATGGATGTCATCAGCGGCCTACCGGCCCATGCCCTGTTATTGCACTTCGTGGTGGTACTCGCACCGCTGACCGCCACCCTCGAGATCGTGTGTGCATTCTGGACGCCGGCCCGGCGCGGCCAGCTGTTGTGGCTGACGCTGATATTGGCGGCCGTCACAATGGTTTTGACGCCCATCACGATCAACGCCGGTCAATGGCTGTATGACTTGCGGGCCACGCCCAGCCCCATACTGAACGAACACGCCGACCGCGGCGCCGCGATGGTCTACTTCTCGGCCGCCCTGCTGGCGGTTGCCATCGGCCTGGTCGTCCTGCGCCTGACCGAACACCGATTCGAAAAGCGCCGCGTCGCAACCAACATCGTTGTCGGGGTGGTGGCCCTCGCCGTCGGGGTCGCATCGATGATCCAGATCTACCGGATCGGTGATGCCGGCGCCCAATCGGTCTGGGGCGGCGAGATCGCCCGGTTGAAGAAGGGGAACGGGGGCTGA
- a CDS encoding cutinase family protein: MAPLAMLPIAPVPSAFGDPCPDVEVVFARGTTEPPGVGHVGQSFVDTLRSHVGGKSVGVYPVNYPATTDFPTAVDGISDAGSHVEHMAATCPRTKMVLGGYSQGAAVMGFVTSSAVPEGAHLVAALQPMPTDVANHVAAVTLFGKPSSQFMSIINEPPVTVGPLYAPKTIELCVPGDPICTGGGDVTAHRRYVEAGMVDQAADFAASRL, encoded by the coding sequence ATGGCGCCTCTCGCGATGCTGCCGATCGCACCCGTCCCGTCGGCTTTCGGCGACCCGTGCCCCGACGTCGAGGTGGTGTTCGCCCGCGGCACCACCGAGCCGCCGGGTGTGGGGCACGTGGGACAGAGTTTCGTCGACACGCTGCGCTCGCACGTCGGAGGCAAGTCCGTCGGCGTCTACCCGGTGAACTACCCGGCGACGACCGATTTTCCGACGGCCGTCGACGGCATCAGCGACGCCGGGTCGCATGTCGAGCACATGGCGGCGACGTGTCCCCGCACCAAGATGGTGCTCGGGGGCTACTCCCAGGGCGCGGCCGTGATGGGCTTCGTCACGTCCAGCGCCGTCCCGGAGGGGGCGCACCTTGTGGCGGCGCTGCAGCCCATGCCGACCGACGTCGCCAACCATGTCGCCGCCGTCACGCTCTTCGGGAAGCCGTCCAGCCAGTTCATGAGCATCATCAATGAGCCGCCAGTGACGGTGGGCCCGCTCTACGCGCCCAAGACCATCGAGTTGTGCGTGCCCGGCGACCCCATTTGCACCGGCGGTGGCGACGTCACAGCACACCGCCGTTATGTGGAGGCGGGGATGGTCGACCAGGCCGCCGATTTCGCCGCCAGTCGCCTCTGA
- a CDS encoding heavy metal-binding domain-containing protein codes for MQPNPLDPVASERLSHAGKVFTSDLSINEFALLHGAGFEPIELVMGVSVYHVGYQFTGIRQQSELPVLTEATYRARWNAMSRMQAEADSLGADGVVGVRLEWRHQGEGEHLEFIAVGTAVRFAQKPGAYRRANGQAFTSHLSGQDLTTLLRSGYAPVAFVMGNCVFHVAVQGFLRTLSQVGRNAEMPQWTQGNYQARELAMSRMQGEAERDGGSGVVGVHFAISNYAWGHHTVEFYVAGTAVRRTGEGQTLTPSFVLPMSD; via the coding sequence ATGCAGCCGAATCCGCTCGACCCCGTTGCCAGCGAACGCCTGTCCCACGCCGGCAAGGTGTTCACGTCCGACCTCTCGATCAACGAATTCGCCCTGCTGCACGGGGCGGGGTTCGAACCCATCGAACTGGTGATGGGTGTTTCGGTCTACCACGTGGGTTACCAGTTCACCGGGATCCGGCAGCAATCCGAGTTGCCGGTGCTCACCGAGGCGACCTACCGTGCGCGCTGGAACGCGATGTCGCGGATGCAGGCCGAGGCCGACTCGCTCGGCGCGGACGGCGTGGTGGGGGTCCGCCTCGAATGGCGCCATCAGGGCGAGGGCGAACACCTCGAGTTCATCGCCGTCGGCACCGCGGTGCGGTTCGCCCAGAAGCCGGGGGCGTACCGCCGGGCCAACGGCCAGGCCTTCACCAGCCACCTGTCCGGACAGGATCTGACGACGCTGTTGCGGTCCGGCTACGCCCCGGTTGCTTTCGTGATGGGAAACTGCGTGTTTCACGTTGCGGTGCAAGGGTTCCTGCGCACGCTTAGCCAGGTCGGGAGGAACGCCGAGATGCCGCAATGGACGCAGGGCAACTACCAAGCCCGCGAGCTGGCGATGTCGCGCATGCAGGGCGAAGCCGAGCGGGACGGCGGAAGCGGCGTCGTCGGCGTGCATTTCGCGATCTCCAACTATGCGTGGGGACACCACACGGTCGAGTTCTACGTCGCGGGAACGGCCGTGCGCCGCACCGGCGAGGGGCAGACGCTGACGCCGTCGTTCGTCCTGCCGATGAGCGATTGA
- a CDS encoding DUF4344 domain-containing metallopeptidase has translation MGTAGTVVALCAGLLVTAGCGGAGGHQAVPRSQASTQAAPEAPSTQEAPEAPPPAGTVKIRYEDAQTPEAQRGRQILQDAKVLEGLAQHIEDTLVLPSDLGVVGKQCNTDNDFYNPPSNEIELCYEAREHAERLAAANGVPDPVTPAVDEAVSAAYHELGHATLAIYDLAFTGREEDVADQLSAFMLLSPGADGKPYPNGVRIATNTAQEWKLSAKESGDANDLPFWDGHSMDITRMYNWECWIYGSDPSANASIVASGDLPEDRAGGCEEEFDKMSRGWQQLLGPHLRKPS, from the coding sequence ATGGGGACAGCCGGCACGGTTGTCGCGCTGTGTGCCGGCCTCCTTGTGACGGCCGGCTGTGGCGGAGCGGGCGGGCACCAGGCCGTGCCCAGGTCCCAGGCGTCGACGCAGGCGGCGCCGGAAGCGCCGTCGACGCAGGAAGCGCCGGAAGCGCCGCCGCCGGCGGGCACGGTGAAGATTCGCTACGAGGACGCCCAGACGCCGGAGGCGCAGCGTGGTCGCCAAATCCTGCAGGACGCAAAGGTTTTGGAGGGCCTCGCGCAGCACATCGAGGACACCCTGGTGCTGCCGTCGGACTTGGGCGTCGTTGGTAAGCAATGCAACACCGACAACGATTTCTACAATCCGCCGAGTAACGAGATAGAGCTCTGTTACGAGGCCAGGGAGCACGCCGAGCGGCTCGCCGCGGCGAACGGTGTGCCGGACCCGGTGACCCCCGCGGTCGACGAAGCGGTCTCCGCGGCCTATCACGAGCTGGGCCACGCCACGCTCGCGATCTACGACCTGGCCTTCACCGGCCGCGAAGAGGATGTCGCCGACCAGCTGTCCGCCTTCATGCTGCTGTCCCCGGGCGCCGACGGTAAGCCCTACCCGAACGGGGTCCGCATCGCGACCAACACCGCCCAGGAGTGGAAGCTGAGCGCGAAAGAATCCGGTGACGCCAACGATCTGCCGTTCTGGGACGGGCACTCTATGGACATCACCCGGATGTACAACTGGGAGTGCTGGATCTACGGCTCGGATCCGTCGGCCAACGCCAGCATTGTCGCCTCCGGCGACCTACCCGAGGACCGGGCGGGCGGCTGCGAAGAAGAGTTCGACAAGATGTCGCGCGGCTGGCAGCAATTGCTGGGTCCCCACCTCAGGAAGCCGAGCTAG
- a CDS encoding SDR family NAD(P)-dependent oxidoreductase: MRGTLAHTAALVTGASSGIGAATAKALAAEGAAVALLARRADRLAELKADIESAGGAALVVAADVTDAEQVAAAVEHTVAELGRLDTVVNNAGLMQSGPAAVARLQDWDDMVSVNVQGVLYVTRAALPHLIDAAADSPRGVADLVTISSTAGWVARPNTAVYSLTKFGINAFSEGVRQEVLGQRVRVGVVGPGTVDTEIFSHLAAPSRQAIERQTAGMVMLRPDDIADAVLFMVTRDRRVAVNHMLVRAAEQTW, translated from the coding sequence ATGAGGGGGACACTTGCACACACCGCGGCTTTGGTCACCGGCGCCAGCAGCGGCATCGGGGCCGCGACCGCCAAGGCGCTTGCGGCGGAAGGCGCGGCGGTGGCCCTGCTCGCACGCCGCGCCGACCGGCTCGCCGAACTCAAGGCCGACATCGAATCGGCCGGGGGCGCCGCGCTCGTCGTCGCGGCAGACGTCACCGACGCCGAACAGGTAGCTGCCGCCGTCGAGCACACCGTTGCCGAACTCGGACGCCTCGACACGGTCGTCAACAACGCCGGACTGATGCAATCCGGGCCGGCGGCCGTGGCCCGCCTGCAGGACTGGGATGACATGGTGTCCGTCAACGTGCAGGGCGTCTTGTACGTGACGCGAGCCGCGCTGCCGCACCTGATCGACGCCGCCGCCGACTCGCCGCGCGGTGTCGCGGATCTCGTCACCATCAGTTCGACCGCCGGCTGGGTGGCCCGGCCCAACACCGCCGTCTACTCACTGACGAAATTCGGGATCAACGCTTTCAGCGAGGGCGTCCGCCAGGAGGTGCTCGGCCAGCGCGTCCGCGTCGGCGTGGTGGGCCCCGGGACGGTGGACACCGAGATCTTCTCCCACCTGGCGGCGCCGTCGCGCCAGGCCATCGAACGGCAGACCGCGGGCATGGTCATGTTGCGGCCCGACGACATCGCCGACGCGGTGCTGTTCATGGTGACGCGTGACCGCAGGGTGGCGGTCAATCACATGCTGGTGCGCGCCGCCGAACAGACCTGGTGA
- a CDS encoding nitroreductase family deazaflavin-dependent oxidoreductase: MNPLQRVARNPTAYRWLVLNGHRIAERLEAVLRFASNGRLGVLDLLGIPNVQITTSGRKTGLARTATVQYVPAADGMLVVGSNWGRERHPSWSANLKACERVIIRRRGDRIVAKVRLLTGTEREEAWATALAHWPNFRIAQARAGGRRFRVFLLTPIDPGQTRVAREQASSAS, encoded by the coding sequence ATGAATCCGCTGCAGCGGGTCGCCCGCAACCCGACGGCCTACCGCTGGCTGGTCCTGAACGGGCATCGGATCGCCGAGCGACTCGAGGCGGTCCTCCGGTTTGCCAGCAACGGGCGCCTCGGTGTCTTGGACCTGTTGGGCATCCCGAACGTGCAGATCACGACGTCGGGTCGCAAGACGGGCCTGGCTCGCACGGCGACGGTGCAATACGTTCCCGCCGCCGACGGGATGTTGGTGGTCGGGTCGAACTGGGGGCGGGAGCGCCACCCGTCCTGGTCGGCGAACCTCAAGGCTTGCGAACGCGTCATCATTCGCCGGCGGGGCGACCGCATCGTCGCCAAAGTCCGGTTGCTCACGGGCACGGAGCGTGAGGAGGCCTGGGCCACCGCCCTGGCGCACTGGCCGAACTTCCGTATCGCCCAGGCCCGGGCCGGCGGCCGCCGGTTCCGGGTGTTCCTTCTCACGCCGATCGATCCCGGCCAAACCCGCGTCGCGCGCGAGCAGGCTAGCTCGGCTTCCTGA
- a CDS encoding M24 family metallopeptidase, with amino-acid sequence MATEVAPDAPALRTGRRQRALAQMDAHGLDVLVLGRQANVRYVTGAPQLWIAGTRPFGPVCVVVRATGDIYLNSTDDEGVPEEIGRDHLYGLAWNPLTLIEVLKNIDGAATAGRVGTDAITPMFAALLPQAFPGAEIVDAEPAMRAARRVKTPDEIEAMGAALRVAERGIAAAVGELRPGVAERTLAGAMLEAMAAGGVSTPAIQDAAWVTSREQPWRRARTGGEVRPGDLVAFAAGALADGYVAEAGRTWPAGAAEGSDSLFGRSAALHDRLIAACRPGASTAELLAAYRAAGEPLPPMPVAYGLGLGFDPPVVSETLCAAGEDDRLDVGMVLAVTAYVWEAGIGTVLRRDTVHITDGGAEVLTDCPCWES; translated from the coding sequence ATGGCGACTGAGGTCGCGCCCGACGCCCCGGCGCTGCGGACAGGCCGACGGCAGCGCGCGCTGGCGCAGATGGACGCTCACGGTCTGGACGTCTTGGTGCTGGGCCGGCAGGCCAACGTCCGGTACGTGACCGGCGCCCCGCAGCTGTGGATCGCCGGGACGCGCCCGTTCGGGCCGGTCTGCGTCGTGGTGCGCGCGACCGGTGACATCTACCTCAACAGCACGGACGACGAGGGAGTGCCGGAGGAGATCGGCCGCGACCACCTCTACGGGCTGGCGTGGAACCCGCTGACGCTCATCGAAGTGCTGAAGAACATCGACGGCGCCGCAACGGCCGGCCGCGTCGGGACCGATGCGATCACGCCGATGTTCGCCGCGCTGCTGCCTCAGGCGTTCCCCGGCGCCGAGATCGTCGACGCCGAGCCGGCCATGCGTGCCGCGCGCCGCGTCAAGACGCCCGACGAGATCGAGGCGATGGGAGCGGCGCTTCGAGTGGCGGAACGCGGTATCGCCGCTGCCGTCGGCGAACTGCGGCCGGGCGTCGCGGAGCGGACGCTCGCGGGCGCGATGCTGGAGGCCATGGCCGCGGGCGGGGTGAGCACACCCGCCATCCAGGACGCGGCGTGGGTGACTTCGCGCGAGCAGCCGTGGCGGCGCGCGCGGACGGGCGGAGAGGTCCGGCCCGGTGACCTGGTGGCCTTCGCCGCCGGCGCGTTGGCCGACGGTTACGTCGCCGAGGCCGGCCGCACTTGGCCGGCCGGTGCGGCCGAGGGTTCTGACTCCCTGTTTGGGCGCTCAGCGGCGTTGCACGACAGGCTTATTGCGGCCTGCCGCCCCGGCGCTTCCACCGCCGAGCTGCTTGCCGCATATCGCGCCGCCGGTGAACCGTTGCCGCCCATGCCGGTTGCGTACGGCCTCGGGCTCGGTTTCGACCCGCCCGTCGTGTCCGAAACGCTTTGCGCCGCCGGCGAGGACGACCGGCTCGACGTCGGGATGGTGTTGGCGGTCACCGCATACGTGTGGGAAGCGGGCATCGGCACGGTGCTGCGCCGCGACACCGTGCATATCACCGACGGTGGCGCGGAGGTGTTGACCGACTGCCCGTGCTGGGAGTCCTGA
- a CDS encoding DUF5073 family protein yields MTSLDYDRVSGAVGAALGGPGGVGMVVRVFCGVPGVLVTPARRGLLRSQPERIQIGDWRYEVTPDGRLRAAHVVGGVVLAEEVLAAGAVGPHIARALGQLVSSYGPPIIPNIDAALEVLETAPRY; encoded by the coding sequence ATGACGAGCCTCGATTACGACCGGGTCAGCGGCGCCGTCGGGGCGGCGCTGGGCGGTCCCGGTGGAGTCGGCATGGTGGTCAGGGTGTTCTGCGGCGTCCCGGGAGTCCTGGTGACGCCGGCCCGGCGGGGACTTCTGCGGTCGCAACCGGAGCGCATCCAGATCGGCGACTGGCGGTACGAGGTCACGCCCGACGGGCGCCTTCGCGCAGCCCACGTGGTGGGCGGTGTCGTGCTCGCCGAGGAAGTGCTCGCCGCCGGCGCGGTCGGTCCGCACATCGCGCGCGCACTCGGACAGTTGGTGAGCAGTTACGGCCCGCCGATCATCCCCAACATCGATGCGGCTCTCGAGGTACTCGAAACCGCGCCGCGCTATTAG
- a CDS encoding M24 family metallopeptidase, giving the protein MIQGYTSLPGRGSPIDIPDEPDWARMRAETGARLRAAMAERGVDALILLMNGHVGYATGVTWPLLDAGLSHVERPVAVVLADDAHPHLFLPFRSGAAADPPVPEDHLHGPVYLEFDSGVAQFARILAGLVPPGAAIAVDELTGAMRRSAAALFPAGPPSDATTVLGGAQLVKTRDELSCLRRACRITEEAMSEVQGALAPGVRQTDLSAMLVRRAFELGATTNMLEAIWQVMPPSRKAGVWTTHGDLALPLLTSGRELAAGDVLWTDISITYAGYCSDFGRTWLVGELPSPRQQDQFHQWRAILDAVLAVTKGGATSGDLARAAIAANGGRKPWLPHFYLGHGIGTYPAEAPMIGTDLGEEFDDNFVLAPGVVLVLEPVVWEDGTGGYRSEEIVVITDDGYTPITDYPYAPYGPSTPYGD; this is encoded by the coding sequence ATGATCCAGGGCTACACCTCGCTTCCCGGCCGCGGCTCGCCCATCGACATCCCGGACGAGCCAGACTGGGCCCGCATGCGTGCCGAGACCGGCGCGCGGCTGCGCGCCGCGATGGCCGAGCGCGGCGTGGACGCCCTGATCCTGCTGATGAACGGACACGTCGGGTACGCGACCGGTGTCACCTGGCCACTGCTGGATGCGGGCCTCTCACACGTCGAACGCCCGGTGGCCGTCGTGCTGGCCGACGACGCACACCCACACTTGTTCCTGCCGTTCCGCAGTGGAGCCGCCGCGGACCCGCCGGTCCCCGAGGACCACCTGCACGGTCCGGTATACCTCGAATTCGACTCTGGTGTAGCACAATTCGCTCGCATCCTGGCCGGGCTGGTCCCACCCGGCGCGGCCATCGCGGTGGACGAGCTAACCGGTGCGATGCGGCGGTCGGCGGCCGCCCTCTTCCCCGCCGGACCGCCGTCGGACGCGACGACCGTCCTCGGCGGTGCACAGCTCGTCAAGACGCGTGACGAACTTTCCTGCCTGCGCCGCGCCTGCCGTATCACCGAAGAGGCCATGTCGGAGGTGCAGGGCGCGTTGGCGCCCGGCGTGCGGCAGACGGATCTCTCGGCGATGCTCGTGCGCCGCGCCTTCGAACTCGGCGCGACGACGAACATGCTGGAGGCGATCTGGCAGGTGATGCCGCCGTCGCGGAAGGCCGGGGTATGGACCACCCACGGCGATCTGGCGCTGCCGCTGCTCACCTCCGGCCGAGAGCTGGCGGCCGGCGACGTGCTGTGGACCGACATCAGCATCACCTACGCGGGGTACTGCTCGGACTTCGGACGAACGTGGCTGGTCGGCGAGCTCCCGTCGCCCCGCCAGCAGGACCAGTTCCACCAGTGGCGGGCGATCCTGGATGCGGTGCTCGCGGTGACCAAGGGCGGCGCGACGTCCGGTGACCTGGCGCGTGCCGCGATCGCCGCCAACGGCGGCCGGAAGCCCTGGCTGCCGCACTTCTACCTCGGGCACGGAATCGGCACCTATCCCGCCGAGGCGCCCATGATCGGCACCGACCTCGGGGAGGAGTTCGACGACAACTTCGTTCTGGCGCCGGGCGTGGTTCTCGTGCTGGAGCCGGTGGTATGGGAGGACGGAACGGGCGGCTATCGCAGCGAGGAGATCGTGGTGATCACCGACGACGGCTACACGCCGATCACCGACTACCCGTACGCACCCTACGGCCCTTCCACCCCCTATGGCGACTGA